A DNA window from Vigna unguiculata cultivar IT97K-499-35 chromosome 10, ASM411807v1, whole genome shotgun sequence contains the following coding sequences:
- the LOC114165711 gene encoding gamma-tubulin complex component 2 isoform X1, producing the protein MNQTTVANFEKPIGCYSPSVQELIVIDDVLSAMVGIEGRYILIKTVHGKNDDISFLVDPSMDLALQELAKRIFPLCKSFLLIDQFVESRSQFQNGLVNHAFSAALRALLLDYQAMVAQLEHQFRLGRLSLQGLWFYCQPMMRSMQALSTVIQKASVNNISGSAVLNLLQSQAKAMAGDNAVRLMLEKMTQCASSAYMSILERWVYEGVIDDPYGEFFIAEDKSLQKESLTQDYEAKYWRQRYSLKDGIPSFLANIAGTILTTGKYLNVMRECGHNVQVPPSENSKLMSFGSNHHYLECIKAAYNFASSELLNLINDKYDLTGRLRSIKHYLLLDQGDFLVHFMDIARDELAKKPDEVSVEKLQSLLDLALRTTAAAADPFHEGLTCVVERSSLLRRLGTFNDLEVSQRSSTDNDLEETVSITGLETFSLSYKVHWPLSIVLSRKALTKYQLIFRFLFHCKHVDRQLCGAWQIHQGVRALNTRGTAISRSSLLCRSMLKFINSLLHYLTFEVIEPNWHVMYNRLQTANSIDEVIQHHDFFLDKCLRECLLLLPELLKKVEKLKSMCLQYSAATQWLISSSIDLGDSEEPIDSVGLNKAKRKSGQVLKSTTKNVAVTDSVLKFEKEFNTELQSLGSILSNNSQAEPYLAHLAQWILGVKSEQYGL; encoded by the exons GAATTGGCAAAACGGATATTCCCCCTTTGCAAGAGTTTTTTGTTGATTGACCAATTTGTGGAGTCAAGGTCTCAGTTTCAGAATGGTCTGGTTAATCATGCCTTTTCTGCTGCATTGAGGGCTCTTCTTCTC GATTACCAAGCTATGGTGGCTCAGCTTGAACACCAATTTCGGCTTGGGAGACTTTCCCTTCAAGGATTGTGGTTCTATTGTCAG CCCATGATGAGGTCAATGCAGGCATTATCCACGGTCATACAAAAGGCTTCGGTCAACAACATTTCTGGTTCAGCTGTTCTTAACTTACTGCAGAGCCAG GCAAAGGCTATGGCTGGGGACAATGCTGTGAGGTTGATGCTGGAGAAAATGACACAATGTGCAAGTAGTGCTTACATGAGCATATTAGAAAG ATGGGTTTATGAAGGTGTAATAGATGATCCTTATGGTGAATTTTTCATCGCAGAGGACAAATCTCTTCAGAAG GAGAGTCTCACCCAGGATTATGAAGCTAAGTATTGGCGGCAGCGTTACAGCCTTAAAGATGGAATTCCTAGTTTCCTTGCAAATATTGCAGGGACAATTTTGACGAcaggaaaatatttaaatgtcaTGAGAGAATGTGGGCACAATGTTCAG GTCCCTCCATCAGAAAACTCAAAACTTATGAGTTTTGGATCAAATCATCATTATCTTGAATGTATTAAGGCTGCTTATAATTTTGCTAGCAGTGAACTCTTGAATCTCATTAATGATAAG TATGATCTAACGGGAAGGCTGCGGTCAATTAAACACTACCTTCTTCTAGATCAG GGAGATTTCTTAGTACATTTTATGGATATTGCACGAGATGAACTAGCGAAAAAGCCTGATGAAGTCTCGGTTGAGAAGCTGCAG TCACTACTAGACCTTGCATTGCGTACTACAGCAGCTGCAGCAGATCCTTTTCACGAAGGCTTAACCTGTGTTGTG GAAAGATCTTCTTTGCTCAGAAGGTTGGGAACATTTAATGATCTTGAAGTTAGTCAGAGAAGTTCTACTGATAATGATTTGGAGGAAACCGTTAGCATCACTGGACTTGAAACATTTTCACTAAGTTACAAg GTGCACTGGCCACTGTCTATAGTATTATCACGTAAAGCCCTCACAAAGTACCAATTAATTTTTCGATTCCTTTTCCACTGTAAACATGTTGACCGTCAGTTGTGTGGAGCATGGCAAATACATCAA GGAGTTCGTGCTCTCAATACGCGGGGAACTGCTATCTCCAGATCATCTCTTCTTTGCCGTAGTAtgcttaaatttattaatagcCTTCTACACTATCTGACATTTGAG GTTATTGAACCAAACTGGCATGTAATGTATAACAGACTTCAGACAGCAAATAGCATAGATGAG GTTATACAACACCACGATTTTTTCCTTGATAAATGTTTGAGAGAATGCTTGCTTCTTTTACCTGAGCTGCTGAAG AAGGTGGAGAAGCTTAAATCCATGTGCCTGCAATATTCAGCAGCAACGCAGTGGCTTATATCATCTTCTATTGATTTAGGTGACTCAGAGGAACCTATTGATTCAGTTGGCTTGAATAAAGCCAAAAGAAAGTCAGGTCAGGTCTTGAAGTCGACCACCAAAAATGTGGCAGTCACTGATTCTGTTCT CAAATTTGAGAAAGAGTTTAACACCGAGCTTCAGAGTCTTGGATCTATCTTGAGCAATAACTCCCAGGCAGAACCATACCTGGCTCATCTTGCACAATGGATTCTTGGTGTTAAAAGTGAACAATATGGTTTATGA
- the LOC114165711 gene encoding gamma-tubulin complex component 2 isoform X2 has translation MVAQLEHQFRLGRLSLQGLWFYCQPMMRSMQALSTVIQKASVNNISGSAVLNLLQSQAKAMAGDNAVRLMLEKMTQCASSAYMSILERWVYEGVIDDPYGEFFIAEDKSLQKESLTQDYEAKYWRQRYSLKDGIPSFLANIAGTILTTGKYLNVMRECGHNVQVPPSENSKLMSFGSNHHYLECIKAAYNFASSELLNLINDKYDLTGRLRSIKHYLLLDQGDFLVHFMDIARDELAKKPDEVSVEKLQSLLDLALRTTAAAADPFHEGLTCVVERSSLLRRLGTFNDLEVSQRSSTDNDLEETVSITGLETFSLSYKVHWPLSIVLSRKALTKYQLIFRFLFHCKHVDRQLCGAWQIHQGVRALNTRGTAISRSSLLCRSMLKFINSLLHYLTFEVIEPNWHVMYNRLQTANSIDEVIQHHDFFLDKCLRECLLLLPELLKKVEKLKSMCLQYSAATQWLISSSIDLGDSEEPIDSVGLNKAKRKSGQVLKSTTKNVAVTDSVLKFEKEFNTELQSLGSILSNNSQAEPYLAHLAQWILGVKSEQYGL, from the exons ATGGTGGCTCAGCTTGAACACCAATTTCGGCTTGGGAGACTTTCCCTTCAAGGATTGTGGTTCTATTGTCAG CCCATGATGAGGTCAATGCAGGCATTATCCACGGTCATACAAAAGGCTTCGGTCAACAACATTTCTGGTTCAGCTGTTCTTAACTTACTGCAGAGCCAG GCAAAGGCTATGGCTGGGGACAATGCTGTGAGGTTGATGCTGGAGAAAATGACACAATGTGCAAGTAGTGCTTACATGAGCATATTAGAAAG ATGGGTTTATGAAGGTGTAATAGATGATCCTTATGGTGAATTTTTCATCGCAGAGGACAAATCTCTTCAGAAG GAGAGTCTCACCCAGGATTATGAAGCTAAGTATTGGCGGCAGCGTTACAGCCTTAAAGATGGAATTCCTAGTTTCCTTGCAAATATTGCAGGGACAATTTTGACGAcaggaaaatatttaaatgtcaTGAGAGAATGTGGGCACAATGTTCAG GTCCCTCCATCAGAAAACTCAAAACTTATGAGTTTTGGATCAAATCATCATTATCTTGAATGTATTAAGGCTGCTTATAATTTTGCTAGCAGTGAACTCTTGAATCTCATTAATGATAAG TATGATCTAACGGGAAGGCTGCGGTCAATTAAACACTACCTTCTTCTAGATCAG GGAGATTTCTTAGTACATTTTATGGATATTGCACGAGATGAACTAGCGAAAAAGCCTGATGAAGTCTCGGTTGAGAAGCTGCAG TCACTACTAGACCTTGCATTGCGTACTACAGCAGCTGCAGCAGATCCTTTTCACGAAGGCTTAACCTGTGTTGTG GAAAGATCTTCTTTGCTCAGAAGGTTGGGAACATTTAATGATCTTGAAGTTAGTCAGAGAAGTTCTACTGATAATGATTTGGAGGAAACCGTTAGCATCACTGGACTTGAAACATTTTCACTAAGTTACAAg GTGCACTGGCCACTGTCTATAGTATTATCACGTAAAGCCCTCACAAAGTACCAATTAATTTTTCGATTCCTTTTCCACTGTAAACATGTTGACCGTCAGTTGTGTGGAGCATGGCAAATACATCAA GGAGTTCGTGCTCTCAATACGCGGGGAACTGCTATCTCCAGATCATCTCTTCTTTGCCGTAGTAtgcttaaatttattaatagcCTTCTACACTATCTGACATTTGAG GTTATTGAACCAAACTGGCATGTAATGTATAACAGACTTCAGACAGCAAATAGCATAGATGAG GTTATACAACACCACGATTTTTTCCTTGATAAATGTTTGAGAGAATGCTTGCTTCTTTTACCTGAGCTGCTGAAG AAGGTGGAGAAGCTTAAATCCATGTGCCTGCAATATTCAGCAGCAACGCAGTGGCTTATATCATCTTCTATTGATTTAGGTGACTCAGAGGAACCTATTGATTCAGTTGGCTTGAATAAAGCCAAAAGAAAGTCAGGTCAGGTCTTGAAGTCGACCACCAAAAATGTGGCAGTCACTGATTCTGTTCT CAAATTTGAGAAAGAGTTTAACACCGAGCTTCAGAGTCTTGGATCTATCTTGAGCAATAACTCCCAGGCAGAACCATACCTGGCTCATCTTGCACAATGGATTCTTGGTGTTAAAAGTGAACAATATGGTTTATGA
- the LOC114165918 gene encoding fimbrin-2-like has translation MSGHWGILVSDPWLQNQFTQVELRSLKSHFMSMRRESGRLVIADLASKMSRLKVVGENLSEEERASCVKDLYQNTEEEVDFELFLKVYLKLQTFANSRTGSSPKNSSAFLKAATTTLLHTISESEKASYVAHINHYLAKDEFLKKCLPIDPSTNELFEIAKDGVLLCKLINVAVPGTIDERAINTKRILNPWERNENHTLCLNSAKAIGCTVVNIGTQDFIEGRRHLVLGVISQIIKIQLLADLDLKKTPQLLELLDDSKDMEELMNLPPEKILLRWMNFHLKKAGYKKIVTNFSSDVKDAEAYAHLLNVLAPEYINPSTLAVKNPFERAKLVLEHADKMGCKRYLTARDIVEGSPNLNLAFVAHIFQHRNGLSAQTKQQMSLLETFPDDTQDSREERAFRLWMNSLGNSTYINNVFEDLRNGWVLLETLDKVSPGIVHWKIANKPPIKMPFRKVENCNQVVKIGKQLKFSLVNVAGNDIVQGNKKLILAYLWQLMRYNILQLLKNLRFHSRGKEITDVDILEWANSKVSSSGSQSRMDSFKDKSLSDGIFFLELLSSVQHRAVNWGLVTKGVTDQEKKMNATYIISIARKLGCSIFLLPEDITEVNQKMILTLTASIMSWCLKHPHDERTVGSSDNESGSQLETTSNSTLDDSASDSSVDENGNM, from the exons ATGTCTGGCCACTGGGGCATTCTTGTATCAGATCCATGGCTTCAGAACCAGTTCACACAAGTGGAACTTCGCAGCTTGAAATCCCAT TTCATGAGCATGAGGAGGGAGAGTGGGAGGCTTGTGATTGCGGATTTGGCTTCGAAGATGTCAAGGTTGAAGGTGGTGGGAGAGAATCTGAGTGAGGAAGAGAGAGCTTCTTGTGTGAAGGATTTGTATCAAAACACCGAGGAGGAAGTTGATTTTGAATTGTTTCTTAAG GTTTACTTGAAACTCCAAACTTTTGCAAATTCTAGAACTGGAAGTAGTCCGAAGAACTCCTCAGCTTTCCTCAAGGCAGCTACAACCACATTGCTTCACACAATAAGTGAATCTGAGAAAGCATCATATGTAGCACATATAAATCACTATCTTGCAAAGGATGAGTTCCTTAAGAAATGTCTTCCTATTGACCCTTCAACCAATGAGCTCTTTGAAATTGCAAAAGATGGTGTTCTTCTTTG CAAGCTTATCAATGTGGCAGTTCCAGGGACCATTGATGAACGAGCGATCAATACGAAAAGAATACTCAATCCATGGGAAAGGAATGAAAATCACACACTTTGCCTCAACTCTGCTAAAGCAATTGGATGTACAGTGGTTAACATTGGCACTCAGGACTTTATTGAAGGAAGG CGTCATCTGGTGCTTGGGGTGATTTCTCAGATTATTAAG ATACAATTATTGGCGGACCTTGATCTGAAGAAAACACCTCAGCTTCTTGAGTTGCTTGATGATAGCAAG GATATGGAAGAGTTGATGAATCTACCACCAGAAAAGATCTTGTTAAGGTGGATGAATTTCCATTTGAAAAAAGCAGGGTACAAGAAGATTGTCACTAACTTCTCCTCTGATGTGAAG GATGCTGAGGCTTATGCACACCTTTTAAATGTTCTTGCACCTGAATACATCAATCCCTCCACATTGGCAGTTAAAAATCCCTTTGAGAGAGCAAAGTTAGTGCTTGAACATGCTGATAAGATGGGTTGCAAGAGATACTTAACTGCAAGAGACATTGTGGAAGGATCTCCAAATCTTAATCTTGCCTTTGTTGCACATATTTTCCAGCACAG GAATGGACTTTCAGCTCAGACAAAACAACAGATGTCTCTCCTTGAAACATTTCCAGATGATACTCAAGACTCTAGAGAAGAAAGAGCATTTCGCCTTTGGATGAATAGCCTTGGAAATTCAACATATATCAACAATGTCTTTGAGGATCTCCGAAACGG GTGGGTTCTTCTTGAGACTCTTGACAAGGTGTCACCAGGGATTGTCCATTGGAAGATTGCGAACAAGCCTCCAATAAAGATGCCATTTAGAAAAGTAGAGAACTGCAATCAAGTTGTGAAAATAGGGAAACAGCTTAAATTTTCACTGGTAAATGTTGCTGGAAACGACATTGTGCAGggaaataaaaagttaatactag CTTATTTGTGGCAATTGATGCGATACAACATTCTACAACTTCTCAAGAACTTGAGATTTCACTCTCGTGGAAAGGAGATAACTGATGTTGATATTTTAGAATGGGCCAACAGCAAGGTTAGCAGCTCCGGAAGTCAAAGCCGCATGGACAGTTTTAAG gATAAAAGTTTATCAGATGGAATATTTTTCCTTGAGCTTCTAAGTTCAGTGCAGCACAGAGCAGTAAATTGGGGTCTTGTAACAAAAGGAGTAACAG ACcaagagaaaaagatgaatGCCACCTACATTATCAGTATTGCAAGAAAGCTTGGATGTTCTATATTCCTGCTTCCTGAAGACATCACTGAG GTGAATCAGAAAATGATTCTGACACTAACAGCTAGTATAATGTCTTGGTGCCTGAAGCATCCTCATGATGAAAGAACAGTGGGAAGTTCAGATAATGAGAGTGGGAGTCAATTGGAGACCACATCAAATTCAACACTAGATGATTCTGCATCTGATTCATCAGTAGATGAAAATGGGAACATGTAA